A region from the Citrobacter koseri ATCC BAA-895 genome encodes:
- the ybtX gene encoding yersiniabactin-associated zinc MFS transporter YbtX, giving the protein MSDVQSNVKPLTLTTGRVIFAIAGVYVTQSLVSALSMQSLPALVRAAGGSLALAGATTLFMLPWALKFIWAPWIERWRLPPGSQERRSRMLILRGQVALAAILMIAAAIGWFGREGGFPDTQIVALFVLFMVAGTVASTIDIASDGFCVDQLTRAGYGWGNSVQVGGSYLGMMCGGGVFLMLSAASGWPVAMLMMAMLIMALSFPLWRITEPTRTAPIPHVPALGYALRRKQARLGLLLVLMLNSGMRFVLPLLAPLLLDHGLSMSALGALFSGGNIAAGIAGTLAGGLLMKYTSPGRALLTAYGVQGIALLAVVMTFMMAPGHLLLPILQCLVIVQSISLACALVCLYATLMSLSSPLQAGVDFTLFQCTDAAIAILAGVIGGVVAQHFGYAACFLFAGVFTLLAAWVAYIRLHSARELMTSAID; this is encoded by the coding sequence ATGAGTGATGTTCAGTCGAATGTGAAACCGCTGACGTTGACGACCGGGCGGGTGATTTTTGCTATTGCCGGCGTCTATGTGACGCAGAGTCTGGTATCGGCGCTGTCTATGCAGTCCTTACCCGCGCTGGTGCGCGCTGCTGGCGGATCGCTGGCGCTTGCCGGTGCGACAACCCTGTTCATGCTGCCCTGGGCGCTGAAGTTTATTTGGGCGCCGTGGATCGAACGCTGGCGGCTTCCGCCCGGTAGCCAGGAACGCCGTTCGCGGATGTTAATCCTGCGTGGTCAGGTCGCGCTAGCGGCGATCCTGATGATTGCCGCAGCGATTGGCTGGTTTGGGCGAGAAGGAGGATTTCCCGATACGCAAATCGTCGCGTTATTTGTTCTGTTTATGGTGGCAGGCACGGTCGCTTCCACCATTGATATCGCCAGCGACGGCTTTTGCGTCGATCAACTGACTCGCGCGGGTTACGGCTGGGGAAACAGCGTGCAGGTCGGCGGCAGCTATCTGGGAATGATGTGCGGCGGCGGGGTGTTCCTGATGTTGTCGGCAGCATCCGGCTGGCCTGTCGCCATGCTGATGATGGCGATGCTGATTATGGCGCTGTCATTCCCGCTGTGGCGCATTACGGAGCCGACGCGAACAGCGCCTATCCCGCATGTTCCGGCGTTAGGTTATGCGCTAAGGAGGAAGCAGGCGCGCCTGGGCTTACTGCTGGTATTAATGCTGAATTCAGGCATGCGGTTTGTGCTGCCTCTTCTGGCGCCGCTGTTGTTGGATCATGGGTTGAGCATGTCTGCGTTGGGCGCGCTGTTCAGCGGCGGCAATATTGCAGCGGGCATAGCAGGAACGCTGGCCGGCGGATTACTGATGAAATACACCTCACCCGGCAGAGCGCTGTTGACGGCTTATGGCGTCCAGGGGATCGCGCTGCTGGCGGTGGTGATGACGTTCATGATGGCGCCGGGTCATCTGTTGCTGCCGATTCTCCAGTGTCTGGTCATTGTCCAGTCCATTTCGCTGGCCTGCGCGCTGGTCTGTCTTTACGCCACGCTGATGTCGCTTTCATCGCCTTTGCAGGCCGGTGTCGACTTCACCCTCTTTCAATGTACTGACGCGGCAATCGCCATCCTGGCTGGTGTTATCGGCGGCGTTGTTGCTCAACATTTTGGCTATGCGGCCTGCTTCCTGTTTGCCGGGGTATTCACGTTGCTGGCGGCGTGGGTTGCTTATATCCGGCTGCATTCGGCAAGAGAACTGATGACAAGCGCAATTGATTGA
- the ybtS gene encoding yersiniabactin biosynthesis salicylate synthase Irp9/YbtS encodes MKISEFLHLALPEEQWLPTISGVLRQFAEEECYVYERQPCWYLGKGCQARLHINADGTQATFIDDAGEQKWAVDSIADCARRFMAHPQVKGRRVYGQVGFNFAAHARGIAFNAGEWPLLTLTVPREELIFEKGNVTVYADSADGCRRLCEWVKEAGTTTQNAPLAVDTALNGEAYKQQVVRAVAEIRRGEYVKVIVSRAIPLPSRIDMPATLLYGRQANTPVRSFMFRQEGREALGFSPELVMSVTGNKVVTEPLAGTRDRMGNPEHNKAKEAELLHDSKEVLEHILSVKEAIAELEAVCQPGSVVVEDLMSVRQRGSVQHLGSGVSGQLAENKDAWDAFTVLFPSITASGIPKNAALNAIMQIENTPRELYSGAILLLDDTRFDAALVLRSVFQDSQRSWIQAGAGIIAQSTPERELTETREKLASIAPYLIAAEQG; translated from the coding sequence ATGAAAATCAGTGAATTTTTACACCTGGCGTTACCAGAGGAACAATGGCTGCCGACGATTTCTGGCGTTTTACGCCAGTTCGCAGAAGAAGAGTGTTATGTCTATGAGCGTCAACCCTGTTGGTATTTAGGCAAAGGGTGCCAGGCACGGTTGCACATTAATGCCGATGGAACGCAGGCGACATTTATTGATGATGCCGGGGAGCAAAAATGGGCGGTGGATTCCATTGCCGACTGCGCGCGTCGTTTTATGGCGCATCCTCAGGTGAAAGGACGTCGGGTATATGGACAGGTCGGGTTCAACTTTGCGGCGCATGCGCGGGGGATTGCCTTTAACGCCGGGGAGTGGCCGCTGCTGACGTTAACCGTTCCCCGTGAAGAACTTATTTTTGAAAAGGGAAATGTCACCGTTTATGCGGACTCCGCCGACGGGTGCCGACGTCTGTGCGAGTGGGTAAAAGAGGCCGGTACAACGACGCAGAACGCACCACTGGCGGTGGATACCGCCCTCAATGGTGAGGCGTATAAACAACAGGTTGTACGCGCCGTTGCGGAGATCCGCCGTGGCGAGTATGTCAAAGTGATTGTCTCGCGCGCCATTCCCCTGCCATCGCGGATTGATATGCCTGCCACGCTGTTATACGGTCGGCAGGCAAACACGCCTGTGCGCTCGTTTATGTTCCGTCAGGAAGGACGCGAAGCGCTGGGCTTTAGCCCGGAACTGGTGATGTCAGTGACGGGCAATAAAGTGGTCACTGAACCGCTTGCGGGCACCCGCGATCGCATGGGAAACCCGGAGCATAATAAGGCGAAAGAGGCAGAACTGCTGCACGACAGTAAAGAGGTGCTTGAGCATATCCTTTCTGTCAAAGAAGCTATTGCTGAACTGGAGGCCGTTTGCCAGCCGGGCAGCGTGGTGGTTGAAGATTTAATGTCGGTTCGCCAGCGCGGCAGCGTTCAGCATCTGGGGTCTGGCGTGAGCGGTCAGCTTGCGGAAAACAAGGATGCCTGGGATGCGTTTACTGTATTGTTTCCGTCGATTACCGCCTCAGGCATCCCTAAAAACGCTGCTCTGAACGCGATTATGCAAATTGAGAATACGCCGCGAGAGCTTTATTCCGGCGCAATTCTGCTGCTGGACGATACGCGCTTCGATGCGGCGCTGGTCCTGCGTTCCGTATTTCAGGACAGCCAGCGCAGCTGGATACAGGCGGGGGCGGGAATCATCGCGCAATCTACGCCGGAACGCGAACTGACGGAAACCCGGGAGAAATTAGCGAGCATTGCGCCCTATTTAATAGCGGCAGAGCAGGGGTAG